The nucleotide sequence TGCTAGAGAGCGATCGCCTGCTTCTATCAAATCCGCCTGAATCTCCTTGATTGGTATGGACGGGTTTAGCAGACACAACCTAGCAAGTATCAAGGTTTAAGGACCAACCCCGCCCCTAGCCATCTAGGATGAATTGTTAATAACCGGACTCTTCTTTTCCCGAGCAGGCGCTGGCGATCGCCGTCCAAAACCGCTCCGCGACCTATTGCAAAAAGGCCACCAGTTCTTCCAGCTTTGTCCAGGCCGCACCACTCCGCAAAATATCGCTGGCTTTAGCAATCCCCTGGCGATACACCGTGATGGGATCTCCCTCGTCGAGTACACCCGCGACTTTGAGGGCCAGGGCAGCATTTAGCGCGACGACCTCATGCTGAGCCTGGGTGCCTCCCCCTTGGAGAACCGCTTTAAGGATATCCACATTGTCTTGGCGATCGCCCCCCTTTAGGGCACTGGTCGGCGCAGGGGTGAGTCCTAGTTCCTCCGGCTGAATCACGACAGCGGTAATCTCGTTGTGGCTAAGAACGGCTAGATCGGTTGCATCGGCCAATCCGGCTTCGTCTAGGCGCTCCCGTCCATGCAGAACAATCGCATCTTGGCGTCCCAGTTCTTGCAGGGCTTGGGCAACGGTGTGCAAAATGTTGGCATCAAACACGCCCATCACCTGCCCCGTCGGATTAAGGGGATTCACCAACGGCCCCAGCAGGTTGAAAATGGTTCGCACCTTCAACGTTTTGCGGAGGGGGGCAACGTACTTCATGGCCGGATGCCAACCGGGTGCAAACAGGAAGGTAATTCCCACTTCGCGCAAAGCTGCATGGGATTTTTCGGGGGATGCGCCCAGATTAATCCCCAAGCCCTCTAACACATCGGCAGACCCAACCTTGCTGGATGCGGCGCGATTCCCGTGCTTCGCCACTGCAACTCCCGCTGCCGCTGCTACAAAGGCAACGCAGGTCGAAATGTTGAAGGTTGATGCGCCATCGCCCCCTGTGCCACAGGTATCAATCATGGGCGAGGGCAAATTGGTGGTATCAACACTCTGCCCAACCGACTGCGATTGCAGCACCTTCGCCATACCCGCCAATTCTGAAGCGGAAACCCCCTTCGCCTGGATCGCGGCCAGAATTGCCCCCGACAGCACATCCGGGATGCTCTCACTCAACCAGCCCTGCATTAAGTCCGAAGCTTGATGCAGGGCTAACGATTGGCGATCGAGCAGTTGTTGCAGCAGTAGCGACCAATCATATGCCGGTGAAAGTGGAGAGGTAGTCATGAATTCAATCCCAGTTCAATATCTCAATGCCTAAACTAGTTTCGCACTTGGTGGAATATCCGTTTTGGGGTTTGAGTTTTAATCTCAAGTCCAGTTAGTTCAGGATCAATCCCCGCTGGCTAGGGGCGGGTTTTGCCGTTAAACCCCGGTACTTGCCGGAGCCTGTCTGCTAAACCCGCCCGTACCCATGTTCAAGCTCTCAATAGACCCATCAAACCCATCTGCGCTGACGTTCATGACCGGGACGGGAAAAGCTAGCCCCGATGCCACTCCATCATGATGCCGTAATTAGCGCGGAGGATGCAGACTGAACAACAGCAGCGACCGCAGTAATTACGCGATTCTGGCTCTCTTGGGTTAGCTCTGGAAACATTGGAAGTGACATCACTTCTTGAGCGGCTTGCTCGGCGTGGGGGAGTTGACCAGGTTGATAACCTAAGTTGGCATATACAGGCTGGAGGTGCAGGGCGAGCGGGTAATAGATCATGGAGCTAATGCCCTGATCCTGAAGTGCTTGCCGAACGCGATCGCGCGGCAGTAAATCGTCACTATTATGGCCGTTGAAACTGGAGTCTAACAAAACGCGAATGGTGTACTGGTTCCACACGCTAGTTCCACCTGCGATCGCCCCTGGGGTCACAATTCCGGTGACGTCTTTCAGTCCTTGGGTATAGCGGTCGGCGATCGCCTGTCGCTGAGCATTCCAAGTGTCGAGGTGACGGAGTTTAATCAGCAGAATCGCGGCTTGCACGGCATCTAAACGGCTATTTATGCCAATTTCTTCGTAGATGTAGCGCTGCCGCTGTCCGTGGTTTTTCAAAGTCCGCACCTTTTCGGCTAACACTGGATCGTTGGTGGTGATGGCTCCTGCATCTCCACACGCACCCAGGTTCTTCGTGGGGAAAAAGCTAAAACAGCCGATATGACCAATACTCCCGACCTTTTGCTTACCCCACATTGCCCCGGTAGACTGGGCACAGTCTTCAATCACGGCTAGATTATGG is from Synechococcales cyanobacterium T60_A2020_003 and encodes:
- the trpD gene encoding anthranilate phosphoribosyltransferase, encoding MTTSPLSPAYDWSLLLQQLLDRQSLALHQASDLMQGWLSESIPDVLSGAILAAIQAKGVSASELAGMAKVLQSQSVGQSVDTTNLPSPMIDTCGTGGDGASTFNISTCVAFVAAAAGVAVAKHGNRAASSKVGSADVLEGLGINLGASPEKSHAALREVGITFLFAPGWHPAMKYVAPLRKTLKVRTIFNLLGPLVNPLNPTGQVMGVFDANILHTVAQALQELGRQDAIVLHGRERLDEAGLADATDLAVLSHNEITAVVIQPEELGLTPAPTSALKGGDRQDNVDILKAVLQGGGTQAQHEVVALNAALALKVAGVLDEGDPITVYRQGIAKASDILRSGAAWTKLEELVAFLQ
- a CDS encoding DegT/DnrJ/EryC1/StrS family aminotransferase, giving the protein MTSIPPFELTHQYQTLASDIEAAVAQVLASGQYINGAIVDRFETEFAAYIGTRDCVTCNSGTDALYLALRALDIGSGDEVITTPFTFFATTETITAAGATPVFIDIDPATFNLDLNQIEAAITPRTKAILPVNLFGQPVDMTRLMAIARAHNLAVIEDCAQSTGAMWGKQKVGSIGHIGCFSFFPTKNLGACGDAGAITTNDPVLAEKVRTLKNHGQRQRYIYEEIGINSRLDAVQAAILLIKLRHLDTWNAQRQAIADRYTQGLKDVTGIVTPGAIAGGTSVWNQYTIRVLLDSSFNGHNSDDLLPRDRVRQALQDQGISSMIYYPLALHLQPVYANLGYQPGQLPHAEQAAQEVMSLPMFPELTQESQNRVITAVAAVVQSASSALITAS